ATAAGTTCTATCACAAATGTTCCGGCAGGAATTTATAAAGTTTACATTACAGATTCACTTGGTTGTTTAGGGATATTAGATTCAATAGTAATTAGTGAGCCGCCTGAATTAATTACAGATACATTAATTGTAGATTGTGACGAGAGTGAAACTACTATAAGAATAAAAGGAGGAGCGCCTCCATATATTACGTATGAATGGAAAGATCCTGATGGTCAGACCGTTGGTACAGATTCAACTGTTAAAGATTTAGTTGCCAATACCTATTATGTCACTGTAACAGACGCCAATGAATGTGTTATGAAAGATACAGTGATTGTAACCTGTCGTTGTACTCCTGATCCCAAAACAGGTTTTTCGCCTAATGATGATGATGTAAATGAGTTCTGGATGATTGACAGCATAGGTGGTTGTAATGAAATTAAAGTAACTGTTTTCAACAGATGGGGAGATATTGTGTGGGAAAATAAGGATGGAAAATATATTAATGAATTTAAAACAGAAAATATTGAAGCAAGTCATATTTGGGATGGAACATACTACAAAAATGGTTTACCTGTACCTGATGGTACCTATTTCTATGTAATTGAAACACCATTTGCTGAAAACCTCAGCGGTTGGGTTTATATTCAGCGATAGGTTCTTTGTACTGGATACTATACTATATATTTGGAGTTGGATGTTGTCATTGTCTCTATATTTAAATCTGTCTTATACGAATCATTACTACAGCGAAAAAAATTTTAAAAAAAGTATTAAAAAATTTGGAAAATTGAAATAAAGTATTATAAATTGCGTAAATTTTAAATCTATTAACACCATGAAAAAACTACTTATTCTATTCAGTCTCGGTATTACAACATTTATTACCAGGCCAGGCTATAGCCAGCAGGAAGCTCAATATAGCCAGTATATGTTTAATCCCCTTATAATCAACCCGGCTTATGCGGGCAGCAGGGAGGCAGTAAGCGCCATTGCTCTTTTCAGGAATCAATGGATTGGTATTGATGGCGCTCCGATTACGCATACTCTTAGCGTACATACACCCTATGTAAAACGAAAGGCATCTTTAAGGGAGAAAAAGATTTCCCTGGAAAACAAAAAAATCGGATTGGCATATCATCATATCATTGATCAAATCGGTCCGACAAGAAGATCCCAGTTCTATTTTGGGGGCGCTTACAGGATAGCGGTGGGTTCCGGCAAGCTTTCATTTGGCTTAAGAGGTGGCCTTGAGAGCTATAAAATTGAGTGGGCAAAAATAACTATCCAAGAACAGAACGACAATGTTTTCATTGAGGGATCAAAAAATGATAAAAGATTGATTGGTAAAATTGATTTTGGCATGTATTATTATGACAAGAGCTTCTATTTTGGTGGGGCAATTGTAAATTTAAACCGGCCGAAGTTAGGATTTGATTATGTAGATCCGGGAGGCGATTCAACCAGGTTTGAACAAGCGCGTTTATCCCAGCACTTTTTCCTGACCAGCGGTTATGCATACCCAATCAATGAGTACTTAGTGTTTAGACCGTCACTTATGTTCAAATACGTGGCAAACGCTCCGCTTGATATCGATATGAACGTTAGTTTTCTGATCAATAACCTGGTATGGTTAGGTACATCCTACAGGCTTGGACATGGATTAAATCTAATGATGGAAATAGTAATTACCGATCAAATCCCTCCCCTAAGCGGTGTGAGAATGGGTTATTCCTATGATATTACGATGCAAGGGCTCAAAAACAGCAGAGACAATAAGATCCGTAACTCCGGTACGCACGAGATCTTTATCGGCTACGATTTTGAAATATTTAAAACCAAGGTTAAGTGCCCGAGGTTCTTCTAGTATAAAGAAAATATTATTGATATTCATTTTGAGAAGAAACATGATTAAAATAAACTATAAGGTATTGCTATTGGTAGCTATAATATTTGCTCAAGCAATACAATATAAAAGTACTGCCCAGTCCAGTAGTGAACCCTCAAAAAAAACCTCCAAATTAAATGAAAAATATCGTAAGATAGTTTTACAGCTTGCAGATGACCGCTATGATAATCTTGACTATGGTGAGGCAATCCCTTTATATGAACAGGTATTAGCCTATTTAGATAACAAGATGGCAACTGTAAGATTGGCAGATTGTTACAGATTAACAAACAAGTATAAGAACGCAGAAAAATGGTACGCAAAAGTTGTACTGTTTAAAGATATTGATCCTATCAATCACCTTTATTATGGCCAATCTCTACGTAATAACAATAAGCTTGATGAAGCTAAAAAGCATTTTTTAACTTTTTCAGAATTAAAACCTGATAACCCGAGGGGTAAACTATATGCCTCATCCTGCGACAAAGTAATGGAGTGGTCAAAAAATTCACCGACTTCAGAAGTATTTAATGTTAAGAAGATCAATACACCTGTGGCAGATTTTTGCCCTGTCTATTATAATAACGGGTTAGTCTTCACCTCCGAAAGAGGACAGGATTTGATAAATGAAGAATTTTATGGCTGGACCGGCAGACCCTATCTTTCATTATTTTATACTGAGGTGAAATTTAGAAATGACAGCACATTGTGGGGAGAAACAGAATTGTTCTCGACCAGTATTGAAAGTGAATGTCATGACGGCCCTGTATGTTTTAATGCAGGAGAAAATATTGTTTATTTTACAAGGGTAAGAAATATTATTATCAGGAAAAAAAGTGATTTTATAAACAGGCCCAAATTATACTCAGCCGAGGTCAAGGGTGGCAGGTGGAAAGAAACCGGGGGCAATAAATGGAGAAAAATAAAATCATTTGAATACAACAGTAATCAGTATTCTGTGATGCATCCGAGCCTGAGCCGTAATGGTAAATATTTATTCTTTGCTTCTGATATGCCGGGAGGTTATGGAGGTGGAGATATCTATGTGTGCAAAGACAAAGGAAACAAATGGGGTAAACCTGTGAACCTGGGTCCTGCAATTAACACGACCGGTAATGAGATGTTTCCTTCTATTCGTGATGATGGCACTTTATTTTTTTCGTCTGATGGCCATGAAGGGTACGGAGGGCAGGATATTTTTTCAGCTACAAAGGCAGGTGATACAGGCGATAAATGGGGAAATGTAACCAACCTGAAAGCACCAATTAACTCTGTTTCAGACGATTTTGGCATCATTTACCTGCAAGGCAACGATAAGGGATTCTTTAGCTCAAACAGAGAGGGGGGGCTGGGAGATGATGATATCTATAGGTTTACTCTTCTTGAATTATCACAGCCCGAAGTAAGCTATATTATTGAAGGTACAATTATATCACTCACCGATAAGGGCAATGAAGAATTGCTCTCTGATGTTACCGTTAAGCTTATGAACGAAAAATACGAGGTTATTGACGAATCTTATACTTTTAAAGAAGGTAAATTTAAGTTTAGCAGAGTGAAACCCGGGACAAACTACTCGGTGTTTCTTCAGAAAAAAGATTACCTGACAATAATTAAAAATATTGGCAAATCTCTATCGTCCAATGATCTTAAAGGTGATAACACAGTAATGATCAAGGCAAAGGTAGTAATGGATAAAATAGTGATAGGTAAAGAAATTGTATTGAAAAATATTTATTACGACTACGAAAAGGCAGATATTAATGAGACAGCAGCCAAAGAACTTGATAACCTGTTGCAAATAATGGAAAATAACCCTGATATAAAAATAGAGCTCAGCTCAAATACCGATGTGAGAGGAGACGCTGGGTTTAACATGGATCTGTCTCAAAAAAGAGCAGAGTCGGCTGCAACTTATATCACTTCCAAAGGCATTGCCCCCTATCGAATCACCGCCAAAGGCTATGGAGAAACCAAGCCCAAAGTCCCCAACGCAGCTTCTGAAGAAGAACATCAGCAGAACAGGAGAACATCGTTTACAATTCTGGAGAAAGAGTAAAGCGCATGGAGCATGTCGAAGATCCAGACGTAGTCGGGGGCGCAGAGCACAAACCTTGAGTGCCATAAGTTTTAGTGTTCTATTCTTCTTAAAATTATTATTATGCAATCTTAAAATTTGAAACCAACTAATTTTTTTTAAAAATGAGCAATCCCATACAAAAGGTTGAAGTAGAAACTATAGATAAAAATACAAAAAGTGTGAATGCCCTTTTTGATTCAGGATCGTTTTATACCATCATTCGCAGCGATTCGATGCCTGCAACAAAATTTGTGTTCAGGTATCCAGAGCCAGAAATATTTGGAACAGCATCCAAAAAATCAATGCTGAAGATCATTGGGGAAACGAGTCTAATAATTGAAATTAATAATAAGAGAATCCGTGAAACTGTTTTATTGGCACCGCTACTTTCCACAGATTTAATTATAGGAGCAAAAGCAATGCAGGCATGGCACATTACTATTGACAATTCAACAGGAGAAACCAAAATCACTGTGGGAATAGATATGAACGATCCAAATATTACAAGAGTGATTTGAGAAAAAATATAAAAAGAAGGGATTTTAACCAGGAAAGTTGTTTTGATTAGATAAGGAAAAGTTTTATCTTAACAACCTTTCAAACATGCAACCTTCCAGCCTCCCATCTTTCCAACCTTCCAACCATGCAATCATGCATCCATACATTCATGCAACAATGCACTCCTGCACTCATATCATAATATTGGTTGCCATCCTCTTATTCTCTTCCTGCGACATAACTTTTAACGAAACAACCTATAAACCGCAAAGCAAAGGAAAAACAGGTGAAATAATAATCATTATGGATTCGACCAGGTGGAAGGGCTCTATTGGAAAAGAGCTTAGAAAAACATTTTTAGCCCGTCAACCCGGCCTGCCCCAGGATGAATCCATGTTTGATATTAAATACATTTATACCGGGAATTTTACCGGTTTCTTCAAAACGTACAGAAATATTGTGATTGTCACTTCTTTTGAAGATATGAGCGCTGACGGGGAAAAATTAAAAAGCCTCTTTACCAAAGGATTACTGAATAAAATAAACAGCAACGAAGAGTTTTTTATGCTCTCAAAAAAAGATATTTATGCCCAAGACCAAAAGGTTGTACATTTGTTTAGTAAAACAGACAGGGAGCTTGTAAGGAAAATAAAAGCTAATTCAAAAAAGCTGCAAAGAATATTTCATTACGTTGAAAGAAGAAGAACAATAAAAAAAATATTCGGGTCTAATGAACGGAAAGAATTGGGCAAAAAGCTCGCTAAACAGCACAAGTTTCAAATACGAATACCATACCGTTATAAGCTTGCGAAGAATCGTGATAACTTTGTGTGGCTTAGATATCCTAAGCAGGCAGTTGACAGGAATATTTTTATCACCTGGAAGCCTTATGCAACTGAAGAAGCATTCAAGCCGGAACAGATAGTTTTGTGGCGTGATTCAATCTGTAAAACCCACATTTACGGAAGTGATGACAGCGGCTCATTTATGCTCACTGAATCTTTGGTGCCGGTGCATACAGAAAAGGTTAATTTTAAGAAGAAATATGCCCTGGAATCAAGAGGATTATGGAAATTGAACAATCTCTCTATGGGCGGCCCGTTTATCAGCTATACTTTTGTAGATGAAAAATTAAACAGGATTTATTACATTGAGGGCTTTGTATATGCACCTGCATTTGATAAACGGGAGTATGTACATGAATTAGAAGCTGTACTTTGGACGTTTGAAGTCAGCAGGCAGTAGACAATAAACAATCCTGAAATTTGAAGTAAAGGAGAAGTTTTCTTTTAAGTAACGATTTTGCTAACTTTGCGTAATTCTTGCTATACAATCAAATATAATACATGGAAATCAAAATTCGAAAACAGGATGCATTAAATTATCATACTCAGGGCCAGCCGGGCAAGATTGAAGTGGTGCCAACCAAAATGCTAAGCTCACAGTTGGACCTGGCGCTTGCCTATTCACCAGGAGTGGCTGAACCATGCAAACAAATAGCTGAAAATCCGGAAGATATTTATAAATACACAGCGAAAGGTAACCTGATAGGGGTAATCTCTAATGGTTCTGCTGTTTTGGGATTAGGTAAAATAGGTGCAGAAGCATCCAAACCTGTAATGGAAGGTAAAGGGGTATTGTTTAAAAAATTCGCAGGAATAGATGTTTTTGATATTGAAATAAATTGCGATGATCCCGATGAGTTTGTCAAAATAGTTAAATCTTTAGAGCCAACTTTCGGTGGAATAAACCTGGAAGATATTAAATCTCCTGAAAGCTTTTATATTGAGGAGAACCTACGGGAGCAGCTAAACATCCCGGTAATGCATGATGACCAGCATGGAACCGCCATTATTTCTGCTGCCGCAATGATAAATGCAATAGAAATAGTGGACAAAAAAATAGACCAGGTGAAATTTGTAGTCAATGGCGCTGGCGCTTCGGCAATTGCTTGTACCAGGTTATATGTGTTGCTAGGCGCGAGGAAAGAAAATATCGTTATGCTTGATTCAAAGGGAGTGATAAAAAAAAGCAGGCCAAAGCTTGACCGGATCAAAGCAGAATTTGCTACAAATAAGGATGTTAATACCCTGAAAGATGCTATCAAAGGTGTTGATATTTTTATAGGCCTTTCCAGGGGCAATA
The sequence above is a segment of the Cytophagales bacterium genome. Coding sequences within it:
- a CDS encoding gliding motility-associated C-terminal domain-containing protein, with the translated sequence ISSITNVPAGIYKVYITDSLGCLGILDSIVISEPPELITDTLIVDCDESETTIRIKGGAPPYITYEWKDPDGQTVGTDSTVKDLVANTYYVTVTDANECVMKDTVIVTCRCTPDPKTGFSPNDDDVNEFWMIDSIGGCNEIKVTVFNRWGDIVWENKDGKYINEFKTENIEASHIWDGTYYKNGLPVPDGTYFYVIETPFAENLSGWVYIQR
- a CDS encoding type IX secretion system membrane protein PorP/SprF — protein: MKKLLILFSLGITTFITRPGYSQQEAQYSQYMFNPLIINPAYAGSREAVSAIALFRNQWIGIDGAPITHTLSVHTPYVKRKASLREKKISLENKKIGLAYHHIIDQIGPTRRSQFYFGGAYRIAVGSGKLSFGLRGGLESYKIEWAKITIQEQNDNVFIEGSKNDKRLIGKIDFGMYYYDKSFYFGGAIVNLNRPKLGFDYVDPGGDSTRFEQARLSQHFFLTSGYAYPINEYLVFRPSLMFKYVANAPLDIDMNVSFLINNLVWLGTSYRLGHGLNLMMEIVITDQIPPLSGVRMGYSYDITMQGLKNSRDNKIRNSGTHEIFIGYDFEIFKTKVKCPRFF
- a CDS encoding OmpA family protein, which codes for MILRCKGSKTAETIRSVTPVRTRSLSATILKYLKPRLSARGSSSIKKILLIFILRRNMIKINYKVLLLVAIIFAQAIQYKSTAQSSSEPSKKTSKLNEKYRKIVLQLADDRYDNLDYGEAIPLYEQVLAYLDNKMATVRLADCYRLTNKYKNAEKWYAKVVLFKDIDPINHLYYGQSLRNNNKLDEAKKHFLTFSELKPDNPRGKLYASSCDKVMEWSKNSPTSEVFNVKKINTPVADFCPVYYNNGLVFTSERGQDLINEEFYGWTGRPYLSLFYTEVKFRNDSTLWGETELFSTSIESECHDGPVCFNAGENIVYFTRVRNIIIRKKSDFINRPKLYSAEVKGGRWKETGGNKWRKIKSFEYNSNQYSVMHPSLSRNGKYLFFASDMPGGYGGGDIYVCKDKGNKWGKPVNLGPAINTTGNEMFPSIRDDGTLFFSSDGHEGYGGQDIFSATKAGDTGDKWGNVTNLKAPINSVSDDFGIIYLQGNDKGFFSSNREGGLGDDDIYRFTLLELSQPEVSYIIEGTIISLTDKGNEELLSDVTVKLMNEKYEVIDESYTFKEGKFKFSRVKPGTNYSVFLQKKDYLTIIKNIGKSLSSNDLKGDNTVMIKAKVVMDKIVIGKEIVLKNIYYDYEKADINETAAKELDNLLQIMENNPDIKIELSSNTDVRGDAGFNMDLSQKRAESAATYITSKGIAPYRITAKGYGETKPKVPNAASEEEHQQNRRTSFTILEKE
- a CDS encoding retroviral-like aspartic protease, with amino-acid sequence MSNPIQKVEVETIDKNTKSVNALFDSGSFYTIIRSDSMPATKFVFRYPEPEIFGTASKKSMLKIIGETSLIIEINNKRIRETVLLAPLLSTDLIIGAKAMQAWHITIDNSTGETKITVGIDMNDPNITRVI
- a CDS encoding DUF4837 family protein — translated: MQPSSLPSFQPSNHAIMHPYIHATMHSCTHIIILVAILLFSSCDITFNETTYKPQSKGKTGEIIIIMDSTRWKGSIGKELRKTFLARQPGLPQDESMFDIKYIYTGNFTGFFKTYRNIVIVTSFEDMSADGEKLKSLFTKGLLNKINSNEEFFMLSKKDIYAQDQKVVHLFSKTDRELVRKIKANSKKLQRIFHYVERRRTIKKIFGSNERKELGKKLAKQHKFQIRIPYRYKLAKNRDNFVWLRYPKQAVDRNIFITWKPYATEEAFKPEQIVLWRDSICKTHIYGSDDSGSFMLTESLVPVHTEKVNFKKKYALESRGLWKLNNLSMGGPFISYTFVDEKLNRIYYIEGFVYAPAFDKREYVHELEAVLWTFEVSRQ